In the genome of Leptospira tipperaryensis, one region contains:
- a CDS encoding SH3 domain-containing protein, producing MRIIFIPLLIVILIGCDKSEYRYVASRNGLFLRDLPQQNSTKIILIPFNSKIKIQGKLTNSTVIDDVEGQWVKAEFEDYSGFVFSPYLSENRIPENLNIKGDYIGIYGADNSIYGKIELREENVGILTLNFCHELVSPRIKWEKDAGLLFIKLNKEDEHCCPEIKNKTLPFRINKVNQLEYIGEMIYACGLGGSGRLLTKMQN from the coding sequence ATGAGAATAATATTCATTCCACTATTAATTGTTATCCTAATAGGTTGCGATAAATCTGAATATCGCTACGTTGCCAGTCGAAACGGATTATTTTTGCGTGATTTACCGCAGCAAAATTCTACTAAAATTATTTTAATACCTTTTAATTCAAAGATAAAAATCCAAGGCAAACTAACTAATTCGACAGTCATCGACGACGTAGAAGGACAATGGGTAAAAGCTGAATTCGAAGATTATTCAGGTTTTGTTTTTTCGCCTTATCTCTCTGAGAATCGAATTCCGGAGAACTTGAATATAAAAGGAGATTATATTGGTATTTATGGAGCGGATAACAGCATCTATGGAAAGATAGAACTCAGAGAAGAAAATGTTGGCATTTTGACATTAAATTTTTGTCATGAACTAGTTTCCCCACGAATTAAATGGGAAAAAGATGCGGGGCTTCTATTTATTAAATTAAATAAAGAGGATGAGCATTGCTGCCCAGAAATCAAAAATAAAACTTTACCATTTCGAATTAATAAAGTAAATCAATTGGAGTATATAGGCGAAATGATATATGCTTGTGGTTTAGGCGGTTCTGGTCGGTTATTAACAAAGATGCAAAATTAA
- a CDS encoding AbrB/MazE/SpoVT family DNA-binding domain-containing protein yields the protein MVKKLIQHGNSSALIIEKPILELLHITSDTSLDISTDGKSLIITPIDRKLETSLGKINRKHGKTLKRLAE from the coding sequence ATGGTTAAAAAACTAATTCAACACGGAAACAGTTCTGCATTAATTATAGAAAAACCAATTCTTGAACTTTTACATATTACTTCAGATACTTCTTTGGATATTAGCACTGATGGTAAAAGTTTAATTATCACCCCTATCGATAGAAAATTAGAAACAAGTCTTGGGAAAATAAATAGGAAACATGGCAAGACACTAAAACGACTTGCTGAATGA
- a CDS encoding type II toxin-antitoxin system death-on-curing family toxin, whose protein sequence is MSLTSIRYLSYEEILYIHKNQIEEYGGSFGIRDKSLLESAIAQPFSGFDNQEFHIGLIQKAAAYLFYLCKNHAFIDGNKRVALASALIFLDLNGVEMENQEDSLYEVTIGVADGSVSLESIIKTFEKLKL, encoded by the coding sequence ATGAGTTTAACTTCTATTAGATATTTATCTTACGAAGAGATTCTTTATATTCATAAGAACCAAATAGAAGAATACGGTGGCTCTTTCGGAATTAGAGATAAGAGTCTTCTTGAATCGGCCATAGCTCAACCGTTTTCTGGATTTGATAATCAAGAATTCCATATTGGTTTGATACAAAAGGCAGCAGCATATTTATTTTACCTTTGCAAAAATCACGCTTTTATAGATGGGAATAAGCGAGTTGCACTTGCCTCAGCTCTGATTTTTCTAGATTTAAACGGAGTCGAAATGGAAAATCAAGAAGATTCATTGTATGAAGTCACGATCGGAGTTGCTGACGGAAGTGTTTCATTAGAAAGCATTATAAAGACTTTCGAAAAGCTAAAACTTTAA
- a CDS encoding HEPN domain-containing protein, with amino-acid sequence MTQVEYILIFSKTDSYIKSIKSLKNLLSTNEEISISDKKLTYKKELYDLNVKIGEVKGKEQIYFDLLLSTTKQKSPKSLNGLLKDIRKLIITAGGNLSSVHDDLSLEYNQKLYPELYKIENKLRKLITKFMLLHVGIEWTAETLPKELQGINSDKKKEKHSNFLHSTDFIHLGDYLFKPYSKVDILKYLLDSSKHGNKKKLTSKAILEILPKSNWERYFKKIIKIEDAQLEKKWKRLYDLRCLIAHNNFISEGEFNEALSLIKELDKVFEDAIRKIDNITIPDDERGQVYESVVSTINENTGSFIFEWQKFELSIFELAHLLKIDIRKRYSIGETLQVLLEKKYVSEEFYRETIRLNRFRNHLVHTGLNIAGEQELLDMISKIKEINYSIELVRQKIQNDV; translated from the coding sequence ATGACTCAAGTTGAATATATCCTTATATTTTCTAAGACAGACTCTTATATAAAGTCTATTAAATCTTTAAAAAATTTGCTTAGCACGAACGAAGAAATTTCGATTTCCGACAAAAAACTAACGTATAAGAAAGAATTATACGATTTAAATGTGAAGATAGGGGAAGTTAAAGGAAAAGAGCAAATTTACTTTGATCTTTTGCTATCAACGACGAAGCAGAAATCGCCCAAATCTTTAAATGGTCTATTAAAAGATATAAGGAAGCTTATCATTACGGCAGGTGGGAATCTTTCTTCAGTGCATGATGATCTTTCCCTCGAATATAATCAAAAATTATATCCTGAATTATACAAGATTGAAAATAAACTTCGAAAGCTGATAACTAAGTTTATGCTATTACATGTCGGCATAGAGTGGACTGCAGAAACTCTACCTAAAGAACTACAAGGTATTAATAGCGATAAGAAAAAAGAAAAACATTCTAATTTTCTCCATTCAACTGATTTTATTCATCTTGGAGATTACTTGTTTAAACCATATTCGAAAGTTGATATTCTGAAATACCTATTAGATTCTTCAAAACATGGTAATAAAAAGAAGCTTACTTCAAAGGCAATATTGGAAATTTTACCGAAGTCTAATTGGGAGCGATATTTCAAAAAAATAATTAAAATTGAAGACGCCCAATTAGAAAAAAAATGGAAAAGATTGTATGACCTCAGATGTCTTATTGCCCATAATAATTTTATTTCAGAAGGGGAATTTAACGAAGCTTTAAGCCTAATAAAGGAATTAGATAAGGTTTTCGAAGATGCCATAAGAAAAATTGACAATATTACAATTCCCGACGATGAAAGAGGGCAAGTATACGAAAGTGTTGTGAGCACAATAAACGAAAATACGGGTTCATTTATTTTTGAATGGCAAAAATTTGAACTGAGTATCTTTGAATTGGCTCACCTATTAAAAATTGATATTAGAAAAAGATATTCTATTGGCGAAACTTTGCAGGTACTTTTAGAAAAAAAATATGTTTCGGAAGAGTTCTATCGTGAGACTATTAGATTAAATAGGTTTCGAAATCATTTGGTCCATACAGGCTTAAATATTGCGGGAGAGCAAGAATTATTGGATATGATAAGTAAAATTAAGGAAATTAACTATTCGATTGAGTTAGTCAGACAAAAGATCCAAAACGACGTCTAA
- a CDS encoding DUF4145 domain-containing protein — MKCPHCLHQVTPSIDKHSIAKDIKGDWFIRNYICLNEQCQRIVMYLLCGEIYGYSGGWGIDKIKSETLIYPRSSSRTSISAELIPEQIFKDYTESANVLSISPKASAALSRRCLQNLIQNYAGIKGKSLDDEITQLISTGKLPTYITASIDAIRNIGNFAAHPKKSQQSGEIVEVETGEAEWTLDVLESLFDFYFIQPSIINEKKDALNKKLNDLGKPKMK; from the coding sequence ATGAAATGTCCGCATTGCTTACATCAGGTGACTCCAAGTATTGACAAGCATTCTATTGCTAAAGATATCAAAGGTGATTGGTTTATAAGAAATTATATTTGTCTAAATGAGCAATGTCAAAGAATAGTCATGTATTTACTATGCGGAGAAATATATGGATATTCTGGTGGATGGGGTATTGATAAAATTAAATCTGAAACATTAATATATCCTCGCAGTTCTTCTCGAACATCAATCTCGGCAGAGTTAATTCCTGAACAGATTTTTAAAGACTATACAGAATCAGCTAATGTTCTCTCGATCAGCCCGAAAGCGAGCGCAGCACTTAGTAGACGTTGTTTGCAAAATTTAATACAAAATTACGCAGGCATAAAAGGAAAATCACTTGATGATGAAATTACGCAACTTATTTCTACTGGAAAACTTCCAACATATATAACAGCAAGTATAGATGCTATAAGGAATATTGGAAACTTCGCAGCGCATCCAAAAAAAAGTCAGCAAAGTGGTGAAATTGTCGAAGTAGAAACTGGAGAGGCGGAATGGACCTTAGATGTTCTCGAATCATTATTTGATTTTTATTTTATTCAGCCATCGATAATTAATGAAAAGAAAGATGCTTTAAATAAAAAACTCAATGACCTAGGCAAACCGAAAATGAAATAA
- a CDS encoding antitoxin, which yields MKYKLSQEEKSLESSIEKNEWKPVDNKAQYLKKFRSAAKNTLLKDKRMNIRIAGKDIQLLKTKALEIGIPYQTLVSSILHQYVTGKLKER from the coding sequence ATGAAATATAAACTTAGTCAAGAAGAGAAGAGTTTAGAATCTTCTATTGAGAAAAATGAATGGAAACCGGTTGATAACAAAGCGCAGTATTTAAAAAAATTTAGATCTGCAGCAAAAAATACATTATTAAAAGACAAAAGAATGAATATTCGAATTGCTGGAAAGGATATTCAATTATTAAAAACTAAAGCCTTGGAAATTGGTATTCCTTATCAAACTTTAGTTTCAAGTATATTACATCAGTATGTAACTGGAAAATTGAAAGAACGGTGA
- a CDS encoding SH3 domain-containing protein yields the protein MIKNTIITLIFISSSIYSEEMIVTARSGLILRSQPSRKSTKLATIPFGKIVNRIDNFKKEDPETYNNIDSESNLVYKYHHEYAWYKIRYNETTGYAYSYYLIENSVENNKYFLYDETQNNLRLKRDFHKYNNSDGSISYSFVSNFFTDDSLLFFLETPLYFNENVYIDQSVAYLNRPIEPSERQSYEGGFLPYFYSRIVKADLTKKDNLTDLLIISANSYESSIENSIKHVISIYYNNTLTRKYEIEVKDDQMPVFRFNNQNMKIKKSISNAFRCLNKYRNVPPNKIPKGFQYHQLFKFSFAEYFKVINDHKVNIKICNLDIEINFEENSIN from the coding sequence ATGATAAAAAATACAATAATAACACTAATTTTCATCTCTTCTTCTATTTATTCCGAAGAAATGATCGTTACTGCAAGGTCAGGATTAATTTTACGAAGCCAACCTTCAAGAAAATCTACAAAATTGGCAACTATACCCTTCGGCAAAATTGTGAATCGGATAGACAATTTCAAAAAAGAAGATCCTGAAACCTATAATAACATCGATTCCGAAAGTAATCTAGTCTACAAATATCACCACGAATATGCTTGGTATAAAATTCGCTACAATGAAACTACCGGATATGCATATTCATATTACTTAATTGAAAATTCTGTGGAAAACAATAAATACTTCCTTTATGATGAAACTCAAAATAATTTGAGATTAAAAAGAGACTTTCATAAGTATAACAACTCGGATGGATCGATTAGTTATTCTTTTGTGAGTAATTTTTTTACTGATGATTCTCTTTTATTTTTCTTAGAAACTCCATTATATTTCAATGAAAATGTATATATAGATCAATCAGTCGCCTATTTAAATCGACCTATCGAACCAAGTGAAAGACAATCTTATGAGGGAGGATTTTTGCCATATTTTTATTCCCGAATAGTCAAAGCAGATTTAACAAAAAAGGATAATTTAACAGATTTATTGATAATTTCAGCCAATTCTTATGAATCTAGCATTGAAAATAGCATAAAACACGTCATTTCAATTTACTATAATAATACTTTAACAAGAAAATACGAAATTGAAGTTAAAGATGATCAAATGCCAGTTTTTCGTTTTAACAACCAAAATATGAAAATAAAAAAAAGTATTTCGAATGCCTTTAGGTGCTTAAATAAGTATAGAAATGTTCCTCCAAATAAAATTCCCAAAGGTTTCCAATATCATCAATTATTCAAATTCTCATTCGCAGAATATTTTAAGGTTATAAACGACCACAAAGTTAATATTAAAATTTGCAATTTAGACATTGAAATAAATTTTGAGGAAAATTCAATAAATTGA
- a CDS encoding type II toxin-antitoxin system death-on-curing family toxin, whose product MSLTPIRYLSYEEILYIHKNQIEEYGGSFGIRDKSLLESAIAQPFSGFDNQEFHIGLIQKAAAYLFYLCKNHAFIDGNKRVALASALIFLDLNGVEMENQEDSLYEVTIGVADGSVSLESIIKTFEKLKL is encoded by the coding sequence ATGAGTTTAACTCCTATTAGATATTTATCTTACGAAGAGATTCTTTATATTCATAAGAACCAAATAGAAGAATACGGTGGCTCTTTCGGAATTAGAGATAAGAGTCTTCTTGAATCGGCCATAGCTCAACCGTTTTCTGGATTTGATAATCAAGAATTCCATATTGGTTTGATACAAAAGGCAGCAGCATATTTATTTTATCTTTGCAAAAATCACGCTTTTATAGATGGGAATAAGCGAGTTGCACTTGCCTCAGCTTTGATTTTTCTAGATTTAAACGGAGTCGAAATGGAAAATCAAGAAGATTCATTGTATGAAGTCACGATCGGAGTTGCTGACGGAAGTGTTTCATTAGAAAGCATTATAAAGACTTTCGAAAAGCTAAAACTTTAA